From Theileria annulata chromosome 1, complete sequence, *** SEQUENCING IN PROGRESS ***, one genomic window encodes:
- a CDS encoding uncharacterized protein (Tap821d03.p1c.cand.27 - score = 77.45): MGVRTRSYSDSAGQDLKNSNVPQQIVLKRPNLRGNSTNNVRSSDPSGFEDDLVENLGKFEILQKKWLKCILSVDLQCQNANIPVNKQMLFLNNAIKYTLKSIPNQHRVNFFINFLKNYEKDVQFISRLYVILIRLFFCFKYRFRLSEFPSLGCLSLFNNIFWSICSLGTLFTNFILTLCNGFVSMNDVVMGLVGYKSEIKSDNPLYISDEEILKLFPLFSEFHTNKFFCSFHQDFTTFLLKLYCKISVKMDNDGHISDELIWKINEYEINTLTDVNVYIMMLDFYSKVSLKTENLKDSSFLNGLVTIYSNLLKQFNTRDKMSNVVARGIIYSFSRFLTYLFPKYYSISGVPDSVLILIQSYLIIEQQNGVDNVDETVFESLKSVLKNHEVGREILKNLRINFNWYSSNLSFEAELNEYINNIYKSILKSSGIPRTVILYPTTSLTNKIEESYVNYELSKEVANKFLNSLFQHIQENNLSISALVNVIPSTGNLHYFIYLDIGLDKSGVDRSSVITCVLVSMATLMNDGIFVDGNSDSLVRVIIKLNDNYAQDSSLYKLFLSLLYCEIKDDTALSLEYRNYELYLYRTLVVHYLSQLVQSPVRLRDFTFDGKVVEEKMVTVRMFKMLNFRTNYLLMDRIVFEKYLTTRYIPVSDAQTMEDEVDSLIFGFLEYDMNNTTQEQNNQLVKSEDFVQNNANFDNVYFFKVILKFITQFRYNSRNTTELVELLLYKYHMKLCSNNYYDVSMTNRIYSNIKKLVETNLYGRKVKNSLFVQYFGSNEDSDDLIESNESINGDHSLNHDKLNSTSGSVTSTDVQLIELLKLNNRYTKRVFYTLTHIVSGHLVAFLPSNYIPTLLCNWASSLPIDTTSAVKSEKIAIARFILFLLLSQLLSFEHELSLKMFTRLEPIISAINVIYINLEIIHKGPKPFAFCEVISDEDEIYTPERFNFLSQETIELDDSNFYENLVNSYNTLREDSLKKFNERKENIKKRNKEQVQLLLQISVLISQIFLNIILKLYNTISDVNNGLITVTGIIYTNSFILHYLQNKFILKFCLDDGVVLSCIGKKRSLYYNSVEFLLLIDNTLSTMIRTCILSTLNLEADTVKSDPQNITVKLEDPLNHSIKNNTSKESVDYIYKEKKYSELINKIKIFKESIKSKLTYFNSFQNIYNFNIDNIGSTADSMSSGDVGNDTGNNAENEMEDGFEEDLEDFIDFETDSYLSMITYNTKKHTEKYKNMSVKKKLKMTILRNEWKSIIKSHLM, from the exons ATGGGAGTTCGAACTCGCTCGTATTCTGATTCAGCAGGTCAAGATCTTAAAAATTCCAACGTCCCTCAACAAATCGTTCTTAAACGTCCTAATTTAAGGGGAAACTCTACTAACAATGTAAGAAGTAGTGATCCGTCAGGATTCGAGGATGATTTGGTGGAGAATTTGGGTAAATTCGAGATTTTGCAAAAAAAATGgttaaaatgtattttatcAGTTGATTTACAATGTCAAAATGCTAATATTCCTGTTAATAAACAGATGCTATTTCTTAACAATgctattaaatatacacttAAAAGTATTCCTAATCAACATC gtgttaatttctttataaattttctaaaaaattatgaaaaagaTGTCCAGTTTATAAGCCGTTTgtatgtaattttaattcgCTTGTTTTTCTGTTTTAAGTACAGATTTCGTCTTTCAGAATTCCCCTCACTGG GATGTTTATCGctttttaataatatcttCTGGTCTATTTGCTCACTTGGCACGTTGTTCAcaaatttcattttaacaCTGTGTAACGGTTTCGTGTCAATGAATGATGTGGTAATGGGACTGGTTGGATATAAATCTGAAATAAAATCAGATAACCCGCTGTATATTAGTGACGAGGAAATTTTGAAGTTGTTTCCACTTTTTTCAGAATTTCACACAAACAAATTCTTCTGTTCATTTCATCAAGATTTCACCACGTTTTTGcttaaattatattgtaaaattagtgTAAAAATGGATAATGATGGCCATATTTCCGATGAattaatttggaaaattaACGAGTATGAAATTAACACCTTAACTGATGTTAATGTATACATAATGATGTTGGATTTTTATAGTAAAGTGTCTTTAAAGacagaaaatttaaaagattcTAGTTTTTTAAATGGACTAGTTACAATATATTCAAACTTGCTAAAGCAGTTTAACACACGGGATAAGATGAGTAATGTGGTGGCTAGAggtataatatattcattttcaaGGTTTTTAACTTATCTTTTCCCAAAATATTACTCAATTAGTGGTGTCCCAGATAGtgttttgattttaattcagTCATATTTAATCATAGAACAGCAGAATGGTGTTGATAATGTGGATGAGACCGTATTTGAAAGTCTGAAAAGtgtattaaaaaatcatgAAGTGGGAagagaaatattaaaaaatttaaggATAAACTTTAACTGGTATAGTagtaatttatcatttgaaGCTGAATTAAATGAGTAcatcaataatatatataagaGTATACTAAAGAGTAGTGGTATCCCGAGAACGGTGATATTATATCCGACAACGAgtttaacaaataaaattgagGAATCGtatgtaaattatgaatTGAGTAAAGAAGTGGCAAACAAGTTTCTAAATTCACTTTTTCAGCATATTCAAGAAAATAATCTTTCGATTAGCGCTTTGGTCAATGTTATACCAAGTACAGGTAATTTACActatttcatttatttagaTATTGGTTTAGATAAGAGTGGAGTGGATAGAAGTAGTGTAATAACATGTGTGTTGGTATCAATGGCTACATTGATGAATGATGGAATCTTTGTTGATGGAAATTCTGACTCACTGGTCAGAGTTATTATTAAGCTGAACGATAATTATGCTCAGGATTCGAGTTTGTACAAACTATTTTTATCGCTTTTATACTGCGAAATTAAGGATGACACTGCACTATCACTGGAGTACAGAAACTATGAATTGTACTTGTATAGAACTTTAGTTGTACACTACTTGTCACAACTTGTGCAATCACCGGTTAGATTAAGGGACTTCACGTTTGACGGGAAAGTTGTGGAGGAAAAGATGGTAACCGTGAGGATGTTTAAGATGCTGAATTTCAGGactaattatttgttaatgGACAGGATTGTGTTTGAAAAGTATTTGACGACAAGATATATTCCTGTGAGTGATGCGCAAACAATGGAAGACGAAGTTGatagtttaatatttggGTTTTTAGAATATGACATGAATAACACTACTCAGGAACAAAACAACCAATTGGTGAAGTCTGAGGATTTTGTACAAAATAATGCAAATTTTGACAATGTTTACTTTTTTAAAGTGATTCTCAAATTCATAACGCAGTTCAGATATAATAGCAGGAATACCACGGAGCTGGTGGAATTATTGCTATACAAGTACCACATGAAGTTGTGTAGCAATAACTACTACGACGTGAGCATGACTAACAGAATATACTCAAATATCAAAAAATTGGTGGAGACAAATCTGTACGGTCGGAAGGTCAAAAACTCACTTTTTGTCCAATATTTCGGCTCTAACGAGGATTCAGATGATTTGATCGAGTCAAATGAATCTATTAATGGTGACCATAGTTTAAATCATGACAAATTAAACAGTACTAGTGGTTCAGTAACTAGTACTGACGTCCAATTGATAGAGCTGCTGAAGTTAAATAATAGATACACCAAGAGGGTATTTTACACTTTGACTCACATAGTTTCTGGCCATTTGGTGGCGTTTCTGCCTTCAAATTACATTCCAACATTGCTCTGTAACTGGGCCTCATCACTTCCAATTGACACCACCAGCGCTGTGAAGAGTGAAAAAATAGCCATAGCCCGTTTTATTCTCTTTTTGCTTCTATCTCAACTGTTATCATTTGAACATGAACTGAGTCTAAAAATGTTTACGAGATTGGAACCCATAATATCTGCAATTAACGtgatttatataaatttggaGATCATCCACAAGGGCCCAAAGCCCTTTGCATTCTGTGAAGTCATCTCAGACGAAGATGAGATTTACACCCCCGAGAGATTTAACTTTCTCTCCCAAGAGACGATAGAGTTGGATGACAGTAACTTTTACGAGAACTTAGTTAACAGTTACAACACTCTGAGGGAAGATTCCTTGAAGAAGTTTAATGAGCGGAAGGAGAATATAAAGAAGAGAAATAAAGAACAAGTCCAGCTATTACTCCAAATTTCAGTCCTAATTTCACAAATTTTCCTAAAcatcattttaaaattatataataccATTAGTGATGTGAACAATGGATTGATTACTGTCACAGGTATTATCTATACgaattcatttattttacactatttacaaaataaattcatattaaaattttgtttagaTGATGGAGTGGTCTTGAGCTGTATTGGAAAGAAGAGAtctttatattacaatagTGTCGAGTTTTTACTTTTGATTGATAATACTTTGTCAACAATGATTAGAACATGCATACTCTCAACTTTAAATTTGGAAGCTGATACTGTCAAGTCTGATCCTCAAAATATTACTGTAAAATTGGAAGATCCCCTCAACCACtctataaaaaataatacatCAAAAGAGTCTGTagattatatttataaggagaaaaaatatagtgaattaataaacaaaataaaaatttttaaggAAAGTATCAAGTCaaaattaacatatttCAATTCATTCCAgaatatttacaattttaacATTGATAATATTGGGAGTACTGCCGACTCCATGAGCAGTGGCGATGTTGGAAATGACACTGGGAATAATGCAGAAAATGAGATGGAAGACGGATTTGAGGAAGATTTGGAAGATTTTATAGATTTTGAAACCGATAGCTATTTATCAATGATAACTTACAATACAAAGAAGCATACTGAGAAATACAAG aacATGAGTGTGAAGAAGAAGTTGAAGATGACGATCTTAAGAAATGAGTGGAAATCCATAATTAAATCACatttaatgtaa
- a CDS encoding uncharacterized protein (SMART 4 transmembrane domains at aa 33-55, 75-97, 17-139, 274-296;~4 probable transmembrane helices predicted for TA16860 by TMHMM2.0 at aa 33-55, 75-97, 117-139 and 274-296;~Signal anchor predicted for TA16860 by SignalP 2.0 HMM (Signal peptide probability 0.000, signal anchor probability 1.000) with cleavage site probability 0.000 between residues 53 and 54) produces the protein MHGTVKPKGRFGRIFDSLRFNWTRRRYIWRACFFYKLVSWILMIGLLITTVFYYLITKYSFFVNYSCSSRSINMINLFMISISVTTAILLVLSVYLARMCNLFSNYTMRQFVTTGRFMHFVGCTVKWLPWVSAVVMWIWLAIQFSSLIWVFVNPKQWCDHRFDESAVNAVRNCRLILNKNTPCQIVFENVTPKEIRNCNHPEYLITRKMVLLALKDPSSKCSVEDITVCNAYRDAITKDDFDFDEPGLAGCYGQIPPDMSSFIDEKNSSDLYKYILLFNIFWSVMFVLIVCIFYFIKSVTKFDAIIYQPKDPSDNIIIKIIRPFTPWTK, from the exons ATGCATGGAACAGTAAAGCCCAAGGGTAGATTTGGTCGTATTTTCGACTCTTTGAGGTTTAACTGGACTCGGCGTCGTTATATATGGCGCGCTTGTTTTTTCTACAAGCTTGTCAGTTGGATTCTAATGATCG GATTATTAATAACGACggtgttttattatttaataacaaaGTATTCgttttttgtaaattacAGTTGTTCTTCTCGtagtattaatatgatTAATCTATTCATGATTTCTATCTCTGTTACTACAG CTatattattggtattatCGGTATATTTGGCCAGAATGTGTAATTTGTTTTCGAATTACACAATGAGACAGTTTGTGACGACTGGGCGTTTTATGCACTTTGTGGGCTGCACTGTTAAGTGGCTTCCATGGGTATCAGCTGTCGTAATGTGGATTTGGCTGGCTATACAATTTTCCAGTCTAATTTGGGTTTTCGTTAACCCAAAACAGTGGTGTGATCATCGTTTTGATGAATCGGCTGTCAACGCCGTTAGAAACTGCAGactcattttaaataaaaatacgC CTTGTCAAATTGTGTTTGAGAATGTAACGCCGAAGGAGATAAGGAACTGTAATCATCCAGAGTACTTGATAACTAGGAAAATGGTACTTCTCGCACTAAAAGATCCATCATCAAAGTGTTCAGTAGAAGATATTACTGTCTGCAATGCTTATAGAGATGCCATCACTAAAGACG ATTTTGACTTTGATGAGCCTGGATTGGCAGGTTGTTATGGACAAATCCCTCCTGATATGAGCAGTTTTATCGACGAAAAGAACTCTAGTGATCTCTACAAGTACATTTTACTCTTCAACATTTTTTGGTCCGTCATGTTCGTACTGATCGTGTGCATCTTCTATTTCATAAAAAGCGTCACCAAGTTCGACGCCATCATCTACCAGCCCAAAGACCCCTCGGATAACATCATCATCAAAATAATCAGACCATTCACTCCATGGACCAAATAA